Proteins from a single region of Thermodesulfobacteriota bacterium:
- a CDS encoding ATP-binding protein, giving the protein MGYDILAKVIEVTDSSSALDRKLKKTARLVLESFPFDSCALYLREGRQRRFTLKVAEGDMKGLVRSYGGRSGIAGLAGEKRVLVEAYTPSIETTLWKGVRDDALEGFRAAVVYPIGNGGKLYGLIYLRARRQPSLTPRKRKLLGLIALQLSSLLKGEENSRGVRDACLKLRECKIRLVNAEKLMSLGELSATLAHEIKNPLLSLGGFALRLRKKIEPDSPHMPYVEQIQKEVARLEDIMDGILGFSEERKIRFEREDLNTVAEDAIAFFTEACRSHSIRVKKKFCKGPLPVMADCQQLRIAFDNLIANAIQSMEGGGTLSVETSRRRGLAVAEVTDNGGGIDLEIMENIFNPFFTTKESGTGLGLAITHKIVTRHNGSIDVKNVEGEGVTFSVKLPCGYGATDRS; this is encoded by the coding sequence ATGGGATACGACATCCTGGCCAAAGTCATAGAGGTTACGGACTCCTCCTCCGCCCTGGACAGGAAGCTCAAGAAGACGGCGAGGCTCGTTCTCGAAAGCTTCCCCTTTGACTCATGCGCGCTATATCTGCGGGAGGGGCGGCAGAGGCGCTTTACGCTCAAGGTGGCCGAGGGAGACATGAAGGGCCTTGTACGGTCCTACGGGGGGAGAAGCGGCATAGCCGGGCTGGCCGGGGAAAAGAGGGTTTTGGTCGAGGCGTATACCCCCTCGATAGAGACCACCCTGTGGAAGGGGGTGCGCGACGACGCGCTCGAGGGTTTCAGGGCCGCGGTCGTATACCCGATAGGTAACGGGGGGAAGCTCTACGGGCTGATATATTTGAGGGCCCGGAGGCAGCCGTCCCTTACGCCCAGGAAGCGAAAGTTGCTCGGACTCATCGCCCTGCAGCTCTCCTCGCTCTTGAAGGGAGAAGAGAACAGCCGGGGCGTAAGGGACGCCTGCCTCAAACTCAGGGAGTGCAAGATACGGCTCGTAAACGCCGAGAAGCTCATGAGCCTCGGTGAACTATCGGCCACGCTCGCCCACGAGATAAAAAACCCGCTCCTGAGCCTCGGCGGCTTCGCCTTGAGGCTCAGGAAGAAAATCGAGCCCGATTCGCCGCACATGCCCTACGTGGAGCAGATACAGAAAGAGGTCGCAAGGCTCGAGGACATAATGGACGGGATCCTGGGCTTCTCCGAAGAAAGGAAAATACGGTTCGAGAGGGAGGACCTCAACACGGTGGCCGAAGACGCCATAGCGTTCTTCACCGAGGCCTGCCGGAGCCATTCCATACGGGTGAAAAAGAAGTTCTGCAAGGGGCCGCTCCCCGTTATGGCCGACTGCCAGCAGCTGAGGATTGCCTTTGACAACCTCATAGCCAATGCGATACAGTCGATGGAAGGGGGAGGCACGCTCTCGGTCGAGACCTCCCGGAGAAGGGGCCTGGCCGTAGCGGAGGTGACGGACAACGGCGGGGGCATAGACCTGGAGATTATGGAGAACATCTTCAACCCCTTTTTCACGACAAAGGAATCGGGCACCGGGCTCGGCCTTGCCATAACACACAAGATAGTGACCAGACACAACGGGAGCATCGACGTGAAGAACGTGGAGGGAGAAGGGGTGACCTTCTCGGTAAAGCTGCCCTGCGGCTACGGGGCGACGGACAGGAGTTGA
- a CDS encoding response regulator, translated as MKKTVLVVDDEEGIRLLYKEELEEEGCKVELAASGEEALEKLSKNGIDLVLLDIKMPGVDGVEVLRMVKEKWKDLPVILCTAYPHYKHEFGTWASDAYIVKSSDLRELKETVKEILEKRQ; from the coding sequence ATGAAGAAAACGGTCCTGGTAGTAGACGACGAAGAGGGGATAAGGCTTCTATACAAGGAGGAGCTCGAGGAGGAGGGCTGCAAGGTGGAGCTTGCCGCCTCAGGGGAGGAGGCCCTTGAGAAACTTTCAAAGAACGGCATCGACCTCGTGCTCCTGGACATAAAGATGCCGGGGGTGGACGGGGTAGAGGTCTTGAGAATGGTAAAGGAGAAGTGGAAGGACCTGCCCGTGATCCTCTGCACCGCATACCCGCACTACAAGCACGAGTTCGGCACCTGGGCCTCGGACGCCTACATCGTAAAGTCCTCGGACCTCCGGGAACTGAAGGAGACCGTAAAGGAAATACTCGAAAAGAGGCAGTAA